Proteins co-encoded in one Arachis stenosperma cultivar V10309 chromosome 7, arast.V10309.gnm1.PFL2, whole genome shotgun sequence genomic window:
- the LOC130941208 gene encoding putative pentatricopeptide repeat-containing protein At3g49142 isoform X2, giving the protein MLITIGLMMHCMFSRPWFMLHGALLKVRLDSNVFVGNGLIAMYGKCGCLLEARRALDEVPSRDVVSWNSMVAGYAQNMQFDDALEVCREMEALKQKPDAGTLASLMPAVSNTSSNNVLYVRDMFMNLDKKSLVSWNVMIATYMKNSMPSKAVELYLEMEKTGVEPDAITCASVLPACGDLSALLLGRRIHEYVDWKKLCPNLLLENALIDMYARCGCLDDARKVFDRMKLRDVASWTSLISAYAMAGQGCNAVELFTEMQNSGLSPDSIAFVAILSACSHSGLLDEGKIYFKQMTEKYNLTPRIEHFACYVDLLGRAGQVDEAYNFIKQMPVEPNERVWGALLSSCRVYSNMDIGLLAADNLLQLLPEQSGYYVLLSNIYAKAGRWKEVTAVRSLMKRRRIRKTPGISNVELNNQVHTFLAGDTLHPQSKEIYEELGVLVGKMKELGYVPETDSALHDVEEEDKECHLAVHSEKLAIVFALLNTQNSPIRITKNLRVCGDCHIAAKLISKIAGREIVVRDTNRFHHFKDGICSCGDYW; this is encoded by the exons ATGTTAATAACCATTGGTTTGATGATGCATTGCATGTTTTCAAGGCCATGGTTCATG CTGCATGGAGCTCTGCTGAAGGTTCGGCTTGATTCAAATGTGTTCGTTGGGAATGGTCTCATTGCAATGTATGGGAAATGTGGTTGCTTGCTCGAGGCAAGGCGTGCTCTAGATGAAGTGCCAAGCAGGGATGTTGTATCGTGGAACTCAATGGTTGCAGGATATGCGCAGAATATGCAGTTTGATGATGCATTGGAGGTTTGCCGGGAAATGGAGGCTTTGAAACAAAAACCAGATGCAGGTACATTGGCTAGTCTCATGCCAGCTGTAAGTAACACATCATCTAATAATGTTTTGTATGTTAGGGATATGTTTATGAATTTAGACAAGAAGAGTTTGGTTTCATGGAATGTGATGATAGCGACGTATATGAAAAATTCTATGCCTAGCAAAGCTGTAGAGTTGTATTTAGAAATGGAGAAAACTGGGGTAGAACCTGATGCAATCACTTGCGCTAGTGTTCTTCCAGCTTGTGGGGATCTCTCGGCTTTATTGTTAGGAAGGAGGATTCATGAATATGTTGATTGGAAGAAATTGTGTCCAAATTTGCTATTGGAAAATGCATTAATAGACATGTATGCTAGGTGTGGATGTTTAGATGATGCAAGAAAAGTATTTGATAGGATGAAACTTCGCGATGTTGCTTCATGGACTTCACTGATATCTGCCTATGCTATGGCTGGACAAGGTTGTAATGCTGTGGAACTATTTACAGAAATGCAAAATTCTGGTCTGAGCCCAGATTCAATTGCCTTCGTCGCAATTCTCTCGGCATGTAGCCATTCAGGATTACTGGATGAAGGGAAAATCTATTTTAAACAGATGACAGAGAAATATAACTTAACACCAAGAATTGAACACTTTGCTTGTTATGTGGATCTTTTAGGGCGTGCCGGTCAAGTAGATGAAGCTTACAATTTCATCAAGCAGATGCCGGTGGAGCCCAATGAAAGGGTGTGGGGCGCGCTGCTTAGTTCTTGTCGTGTGTACTCCAACATGGACATTGGGCTTTTAGCAGCTGACAACCTACTTCAGTTGCTTCCTGAGCAATCAGGTTACTATGTCTTGCTATCCAATATTTATGCCAAGGCCGGAAGATGGAAAGAAGTTACTGCTGTTCGATCATTAATGAagagaaggagaattcgaaaaaCACCTGGAATCAGCAATGTTGAGCTGAACAATCAGGTTCATACTTTTCTCGCAGGTGACACGTTGCATCCACAATCAAAGGAGATCTATGAAGAGCTTGGTGTGCTAGTGGGGAAGATGAAAGAGTTAGGTTATGTCCCTGAGACCGATTCTGCTCTTCATGATGTGGAGGAGGAGGACAAGGAATGCCATCTTGCTGTCCACAGTGAAAAGTTAGCCATTGTGTTTGCTCTGCTGAATACTCAAAATTCTCCAATCAGAATCACAAAAAATCTTCGTGTTTGCGGAGATTGTCATATTGCTGCAAAGCTTATCTCCAAGATTGCTGGACGCGAAATTGTCGTTAGGGACACCAATCGGTTCCACCATTTTAAGGATGGTATATGCTCTTGTGGAGATTATTGGTGA
- the LOC130940470 gene encoding probable polygalacturonase: MLLPTTLLTLLCFFFFDALSAEEVVTCSNIVPFPRRTDKISITDFGGVGDGVTLNTKAFREAVYRIRHLHRNGGTVLFVPPGIYLSEPFNLTSHMTLYLAAGAVIRATQDLSTWPLIAPLPSYGRGRELPGGRYMSFLHGDGLEDVIITGENGTIDGHGEVWWNMWRKQTLKFTRPNLVEFVNSKNIIISNVIFKDSPFWNIHPVYCSNVVVRFATILAPRDSPNTDGIDPDSSSNVCIEDSYISTGDDLVAVKSGWDEYGIAYGRPSSDITIRRVTGSSPFSGIAVGSETSGGVENVLAEHINLFKMGVGIHIKTNTGRGGLIHNITVSHVYIEDARKGIKISGDVGGHPDDRFDPNALPVVKGITINNVWGVKVLQAGLIKGLNKAPFTEVCLSDINLHGETGPRTPPWQCSDVVGVAHQVSPWPCSELISQQSGSCANFS; this comes from the exons ATGCTTCTTCCAACAACGCTCCTAACCTTactctgcttcttcttcttcgatgCGCTTTCCGCCGAAGAAGTGGTCACGTGTTCCAACATCGTTCCCTTCCCTCGCCGCACCGACAAAATCTCCATAACGGACTTCGGCGGTGTTGGCGACGGCGTTACTCTCAACACCAAGGCTTTCCGTGAAGCAGTCTACAGAATCCGTCACCTCCACAGGAACGGCGGCACCGTCCTCTTCGTGCCACCTGGCATCTACTTATCGGAGCCTTTCAATCTCACCAGCCACATGACGCTCTACCTAGCCGCCGGTGCCGTTATCAGAGCCACACAG GATTTGTCAACTTGGCCCTTGATTGCACCATTGCCATCTTATGGCAGAGGAAGGGAGCTCCCCGGAGGAAGGTATATGAGTTTTCTCCATGGAGATGGACTTGAGGATGTGATAATCACAG GGGAGAACGGGACAATTGATGGTCACGGAGAAGTGTGGTGGAACATGTGGAGAAAGCAAACACTTAAGTTTACCAGACCAAACCTTGTTGAATTTGTGAACtccaaaaatattataatttcaAATGTGATTTTCAAGGATTCTCCCTTCTGGAACATACATCCAGTTTACTGCAG CAATGTCGTCGTAAGATTCGCCACTATTTTGGCCCCACGTGACTCTCCTAATACTGATGGAATTGATCCAG ATTCAAGTTCAAATGTCTGCATAGAGGACTCGTATATATCTACTGGAGATGATCTTGTGGCTGTGAAGAGTGGTTGGGACGAATACGGTATTGCTTATGGTCGCCCTAGCTCCGACATTACCATCCGGCGTGTAACTGGTTCATCTCCATTTTCCGGCATTGCAGTCGGCAGCGAAACCTCCGGCGGGGTGGAGAATGTGCTCGCCGAACACATCAACCTTTTCAAGATGGGAGTAGGCATCCATATCAAGACTAACACAGGCAGGGGAGGGCTTATACATAACATAACAGTGTCTCATGTGTATATAGAGGATGCAAGGAAGGGAATAAAGATTTCCGGGGATGTTGGGGGCCATCCTGATGACAGGTTTGACCCTAACGCCCTCCCAGTTGTGAAGGGCATAACTATCAATAATGTATGGGGTGTGAAGGTTCTTCAAGCTGGCTTGATAAAAGGGTTGAATAAAGCACCTTTCACTGAGGTTTGTTTATCTGATATCAACCTTCATGGGGAGACAGGACCTAGAACACCACCTTGGCAGTGTTCTGATGTGGTTGGTGTTGCTCATCAAGTTAGCCCTTGGCCTTGTTCTGAGCTGATTAGCCAACAATCTGGATCATGTGCCAATTTTTCATGA
- the LOC130941209 gene encoding uncharacterized protein At3g49140 has product MAIVAAAAAAASSLPSEGICHSISCGNGTTSNSMKSLIDGRRVHDFTGMRGKSSVFGSSHFLWLSMGHDLCLSKVCVAADYSDSVPDSSNYMNKQGYHPLEELKVSHNTRPARLSPAETARTTVEANRNALLVFPGTVHCEPHEQISWSEFQYLVDDYGDIYFIISEDTNILEDRGADNPVNALIGMDIPIYDNRRTASQYDLFDAGSNEEFPFDDDYVEVLEMEESNFPVNWGLPDTTGIVHPIYFSKCLTKALNMEYDKKMNHPSNGVSILGYLRPAFVDEESYLRMICHPEDVDGYNLERIDTEELRSKSFSDRRDSGLTLYRLEILKIKLYSVYGCQSDINSLDFQDAEPDILVHSSLAILEHFNQNCDDALKALCKKKGLDVEGACLIGVDSLGMDVRVFKGSEVKTHRFPFKVQANSVSVAEKQIRQLLFPRSRRKKCVKSWRSA; this is encoded by the exons aTGGCTATTGTTGCCGCTGCAgctgctgctgcttcttctcTCCCCTCTG AAGGGATATGTCATTCAATATCATGTGGAAATGGAACCACGAGCAATTCAATGAAATCTCTTATTGATGGTAGAAGAGTGCATGACTTTACTGGCATGAG AGGCAAAAGTTCAGTTTTCGGATCATCACACTTCCTTTGGCTATCCATGGGTCACGATCTGTGCCTTTCAAAGGTTTGTGTTGCTGCAGACTATTCAGATTCTGTACCGGATTCATCTAATTACATGAATAAACAAGGTTATCATCCTCTTGAAGAACTGAAAGTTTCTCACAATACTCGCCCAGCTAGACTTTCTCCTGCTGAGACAGCAAGAACCACTGTTGAG GCTAATAGAAATGCTTTGCTGGTATTTCCTGGAACTGTACACTGTGAACCACATGAACAGATTTCATGGTCTGAGTTTCAATATCTTGTTGATGATTATGGAg ACATATATTTCATAATCTCTGAAGACACTAACATTTTGGAGGATCGTGGTGCAGATAACCCAGTG AATGCTTTGATTGGAATGGACATTCCCATATATGATAATAGAAGAACAGCTAGTCAATATGACCTTTTTGATGCTGGAAGCAATGAGGAATTCCCATTTGATGATGACTATGTTGAG GTTCTGGAGATGGAAGAATCTAATTTCCCAGTGAATTGGGGGCTGCCAGATACTACCGGCATTGTTCATCCTATTTACTTTTCCAAGTGCTTAACAAAG GCTTTGAACATGGAATATGACAAGAAAATGAACCATCCTTCAAATGGTGTTTCTATTTTGGGGTATCTTAGACCCGCTTTTGTTGACGAAGAGTCATATCTGAGAATGATATGTCACCCCGAAGATGTGGATGGATACAACTTGGAACGTATAG ACACTGAAGAATTACGCTCAAAGAGTTTTAGTGATCGAAGAGACTCTGGGTTGACACTATATCGATTGGAGATCCTGAAAATCAAGTTATATTCTGTGTATGGATGTCAG TCCGATATTAATTCGCTAGACTTTCAAGATGCTGAACCCGATATTCTGGTGCACTCTTCTTTGGCAATTCTGGAACACTTCAACCAAAACTGTGATGATGCTCTTAAAGCTCTTTGCAAAAAGAAGGGTCTTGATGTTGAG GGAGCTTGCTTAATTGGGGTTGACAGCCTAGGCATGGATGTTAGAGTTTTCAAAGGGTCAGAAGTGAAAACGCATCGCTTTCCATTCAAAGTGCAG GCCAACTCTGTATCTGTAGCTGAAAAACAGATTCGGCAACTTTTGTTTCCCCGATCTCGCCGAAAGAAGTGTGTGAAGTCATGGCGCAGTGCTTAG
- the LOC130941208 gene encoding putative pentatricopeptide repeat-containing protein At3g49142 isoform X1 — protein sequence MKPLHFPKLKAFVSSKIKTLSSPQTPFFYEELLGKALDQYPDIKTLKSVHSKIYYLSFHDNPSLGIKLMRAYAACGEPGFARKVFDKIPERNVVFYNVMIRSYVNNHWFDDALHVFKAMVHGGFSPDHYTYPCVLKACSCSDNLSFGLQLHGALLKVRLDSNVFVGNGLIAMYGKCGCLLEARRALDEVPSRDVVSWNSMVAGYAQNMQFDDALEVCREMEALKQKPDAGTLASLMPAVSNTSSNNVLYVRDMFMNLDKKSLVSWNVMIATYMKNSMPSKAVELYLEMEKTGVEPDAITCASVLPACGDLSALLLGRRIHEYVDWKKLCPNLLLENALIDMYARCGCLDDARKVFDRMKLRDVASWTSLISAYAMAGQGCNAVELFTEMQNSGLSPDSIAFVAILSACSHSGLLDEGKIYFKQMTEKYNLTPRIEHFACYVDLLGRAGQVDEAYNFIKQMPVEPNERVWGALLSSCRVYSNMDIGLLAADNLLQLLPEQSGYYVLLSNIYAKAGRWKEVTAVRSLMKRRRIRKTPGISNVELNNQVHTFLAGDTLHPQSKEIYEELGVLVGKMKELGYVPETDSALHDVEEEDKECHLAVHSEKLAIVFALLNTQNSPIRITKNLRVCGDCHIAAKLISKIAGREIVVRDTNRFHHFKDGICSCGDYW from the coding sequence ATGAAACCTCTTCATTTTCCCAAGTTAAAAGCCTTTGtttcttcaaaaataaaaactttgtCATCCCCACAAACCCCCTTCTTTTATGAGGAACTTCTGGGAAAAGCATTAGACCAATACCCAGATATAAAAACCTTGAAAAGTGTCCACTCCAAGATTTATTACCTCAGTTTTCATGACAACCCATCTCTAGGAATCAAGCTCATGAGAGCATATGCCGCTTGTGGTGAACCCGGGTTTGCACGGAAGGTGTTTGACAAAATTCCTGAGAGAAATGTTGTGTTCTATAATGTCATGATTAGAAGTTATGTTAATAACCATTGGTTTGATGATGCATTGCATGTTTTCAAGGCCATGGTTCATGGTGGGTTTAGTCCAGATCATTATACTTACCCTTGTGTTCTGAAGGCTTGCTCGTGCTCTGATAATTTGAGCTTTGGGTTGCAGCTGCATGGAGCTCTGCTGAAGGTTCGGCTTGATTCAAATGTGTTCGTTGGGAATGGTCTCATTGCAATGTATGGGAAATGTGGTTGCTTGCTCGAGGCAAGGCGTGCTCTAGATGAAGTGCCAAGCAGGGATGTTGTATCGTGGAACTCAATGGTTGCAGGATATGCGCAGAATATGCAGTTTGATGATGCATTGGAGGTTTGCCGGGAAATGGAGGCTTTGAAACAAAAACCAGATGCAGGTACATTGGCTAGTCTCATGCCAGCTGTAAGTAACACATCATCTAATAATGTTTTGTATGTTAGGGATATGTTTATGAATTTAGACAAGAAGAGTTTGGTTTCATGGAATGTGATGATAGCGACGTATATGAAAAATTCTATGCCTAGCAAAGCTGTAGAGTTGTATTTAGAAATGGAGAAAACTGGGGTAGAACCTGATGCAATCACTTGCGCTAGTGTTCTTCCAGCTTGTGGGGATCTCTCGGCTTTATTGTTAGGAAGGAGGATTCATGAATATGTTGATTGGAAGAAATTGTGTCCAAATTTGCTATTGGAAAATGCATTAATAGACATGTATGCTAGGTGTGGATGTTTAGATGATGCAAGAAAAGTATTTGATAGGATGAAACTTCGCGATGTTGCTTCATGGACTTCACTGATATCTGCCTATGCTATGGCTGGACAAGGTTGTAATGCTGTGGAACTATTTACAGAAATGCAAAATTCTGGTCTGAGCCCAGATTCAATTGCCTTCGTCGCAATTCTCTCGGCATGTAGCCATTCAGGATTACTGGATGAAGGGAAAATCTATTTTAAACAGATGACAGAGAAATATAACTTAACACCAAGAATTGAACACTTTGCTTGTTATGTGGATCTTTTAGGGCGTGCCGGTCAAGTAGATGAAGCTTACAATTTCATCAAGCAGATGCCGGTGGAGCCCAATGAAAGGGTGTGGGGCGCGCTGCTTAGTTCTTGTCGTGTGTACTCCAACATGGACATTGGGCTTTTAGCAGCTGACAACCTACTTCAGTTGCTTCCTGAGCAATCAGGTTACTATGTCTTGCTATCCAATATTTATGCCAAGGCCGGAAGATGGAAAGAAGTTACTGCTGTTCGATCATTAATGAagagaaggagaattcgaaaaaCACCTGGAATCAGCAATGTTGAGCTGAACAATCAGGTTCATACTTTTCTCGCAGGTGACACGTTGCATCCACAATCAAAGGAGATCTATGAAGAGCTTGGTGTGCTAGTGGGGAAGATGAAAGAGTTAGGTTATGTCCCTGAGACCGATTCTGCTCTTCATGATGTGGAGGAGGAGGACAAGGAATGCCATCTTGCTGTCCACAGTGAAAAGTTAGCCATTGTGTTTGCTCTGCTGAATACTCAAAATTCTCCAATCAGAATCACAAAAAATCTTCGTGTTTGCGGAGATTGTCATATTGCTGCAAAGCTTATCTCCAAGATTGCTGGACGCGAAATTGTCGTTAGGGACACCAATCGGTTCCACCATTTTAAGGATGGTATATGCTCTTGTGGAGATTATTGGTGA